In Drosophila santomea strain STO CAGO 1482 chromosome 2L, Prin_Dsan_1.1, whole genome shotgun sequence, a single window of DNA contains:
- the LOC120443723 gene encoding V-type proton ATPase catalytic subunit A, with protein sequence MSNLRKFKDEERESEYGRVYAVSGPVVTAEAMSGSAMYELVRVGYYELVGEIIRLEGDMATIQVYEETSGVTVGDPVLRTGKPLSVELGPGIMGSIFDGIQRPLRDIGVMTNSIYIPKGVNTTALSRSEMWEFNPLNVRVGSHITGGDLYGVVHENTLVKQRMIVAPRAKGTVRYIAPAGNYNLEDIVLETEFDGEITKHTMLQVWPVRQPRPVTEKLPANHPLFTGQRVLDSLFPCVQGGTTAIPGAFGCGKTVISQALSKYSNSDVIIYVGCGERGNEMSEVLRDFPELTCEIDGVTESIMKRTALVANTSNMPVAAREASIYTGITLSEYFRDMGYNVAMMADSTSRWAEALREISGRLAEMPADSGYPAYLGARLATFYERAGRVKCLGNPEREGSVSIVGAVSPPGGDFSDPVTSATLGIVQVFWGLDKKLAQRKHFPSINWLISYSKYMRALDEYYDKNYPEFVPLRTKVKEILQEEEDLSEIVQLVGKASLAETDKVTLEVAKLLKDDFLQQNSYSPYDRVCPFYKTVGMLRNIMAFYETARHAVESTAQSDNKITWNTIRESMGGIMYQLSSMKFKDPVKDGEQKIKADYDQLYEDLQQAFRNLED encoded by the exons ATGTCCAACTTGAGGAAATTCAAAGACGAGGAGCGCGAGTCGGAGTATGGCCGTGTCTACGCGGTATCCGGACCAG TGGTCACCGCGGAGGCCATGTCTGGATCCGCTATGTACGAGCTGGTGCGCGTGGGCTACTACGAGCTGGTGGGCGAGATCATCCGTCTGGAGGGCGACATGGCCACCATCCAGGTGTACGAGGAGACCTCAGGCGTAACCGTGGGTGACCCTGTTCTGCGTACTGGAAAGCCCCTATCCGTGGAACTGGGACCCGGTATCATGGGCAGCATCTTTGACGGCATCCAACGTCCTTTGAGGGACATCGGTGTGATGACCAACTCCATCTATATACCCAAAGGTGTCAACACAACTGCTTTGTCGCGCTCGGAGATGTGGGAATTTAATCCGCTGAATGTGCGGGTGGGATCCCACATCACCGGAGGAGATCTGTATGGAGTTGTCCACGAGAACACGCTGGTGAAGCAGCGCATGATTGTGGCACCCAGGGCTAAGGGAACCGTTCGATACATTGCCCCCGCGGGCAACTACAATCTGGAGGACATTGTCCTGGAGACGGAGTTCGACGGCGAAATAACCAAGCACACCATGTTGCAGGTCTGGCCGGTGCGGCAGCCACGTCCCGTCACAGAGAAGCTGCCAGCCAACCATCCGCTTTTCACGGGCCAACGCGTGCTCGACTCGCTCTTCCCCTGCGTCCAGGGCGGCACCACTGCCATCCCCGGAGCCTTTGGATGCGGCAAGACTGTCATTTCGCAG GCTCTATCCAAGTACTCCAACTCTGATGTTATTATTTACGTCGGTTGTGGCGAGCGTGGTAACGAAATGTCTGAGGTACTTCGTGACTTCCCCGAACTGACCTGCGAGATCGATGGTGTCACCGAGTCCATCATGAAGCGTACTGCCCTGGTAGCCAACACCTCCAACATGCCTGTGGCAGCTCGAGAGGCCTCCATCTACACTGGTATAACTCTGTCCGAGTACTTCCGTGATATGGGCTACAACGTAGCCATGATGGCCGATTCCACCTCCCGTTGGGCCGAGGCTCTTCGTGAGATTTCGGGTCGTCTGGCTGAGATGCCTGCCGATTCCGGCTATCCGGCTTATCTGGGAGCTCGTCTGGCCACATTCTACGAACGTGCTGGACGCGTCAAGTGCTTGGGTAACCCTGAGCGCGAGGGATCCGTGTCCATTGTCGGAGCTGTGTCTCCTCCTGGTGGTGACTTCTCCGATCCCGTGACATCCGCCACTCTGGGTATCGTACAGGTGTTCTGGGGTCTCGACAAGAAACTGGCCCAACGCAAGCACTTCCCCTCGATCAACTGGCTCATCTCCTACTCGAAGTACATGCGTGCTTTGGATGAATACTATGACAAGAACTACCCCGAATTCGTGCCACTCCGCACCAAGGTTAAGGAGATCctgcaggaggaggaggatctGTCTGAGATCGTGCAGCTGGTGGGCAAGGCATCGCTGGCCGAGACCGACAAGGTGACCCTGGAAGTGGCCAAGCTGCTGAAGGACGACTTTCTGCAACAGAACTCCTACTCACCATACGATCGCGTTTGTCCCTTCTACAAGACTGTGGGCATGCTGAGAAACATCATGGCCTTCTATGAGACCGCCCGGCATGCCGTTGAGTCCACAGCCCAGTCGGACAACAAAATTACATGGAACACCATCAGGGAATCGATGGGCGGCATTATGTATCAGCTGTCGTCGATGAAGTTCAAG GACCCTGTGAAAGATGGCGAGCAAAAGATCAAGGCGGACTACGATCAGCTGTACGAGGATCTGCAGCAGGCCTTCCGAAATCTGGAGGACTAA